A window of Panthera leo isolate Ple1 chromosome D2, P.leo_Ple1_pat1.1, whole genome shotgun sequence contains these coding sequences:
- the IKZF5 gene encoding zinc finger protein Pegasus isoform X1: protein MGEKKPEPLDFVKDFQEYLTQQTHHVNMISGSVSGDKEAEALQGAGTDGDQNGLDHPSVEVSLDENSGMLVDGFERTFDGKLKCRYCNYASKGTARLIEHIRIHTGEKPHRCHLCPFASAYERHLEAHMRSHTGEKPYKCELCSFRCSDRSNLSHHRRRKHKMVPIKGTRSSLSSKKMWGVLQKKTSNLGYSRRALINLSPPSMVVQKPDYLNDFTHEIPNIQTDSYESMAKTAPTGGLPRDPQELMVDNPLNQLSTLAGQLSSLPPENQNPASPDVVPCPDEKPFMMQQPSAQAVVAAVSASIPQSSSPTSPEPRPPHSQRNYSPVAGPSSEPSAHTSTPSLGNSQPSTPAPTLPVQDPQLLHHCQHCDMYFADNILYTIHMGCHGYENPFQCNICGCKCKNKYDFACHFARGQHNQH, encoded by the exons atggGTGAAAAGAAACCAGAGCCTTTGGACTTCGTGAAAGATTTCCAGGAATATCTGACTCAACAGACTCATCATGTGAATATGATTTCTGGATCAGTTAGTGGGGATAAAGAAGCAGAGGCTCTTCAGGGAG CTGGAACAGATGGTGATCAAAATGGACTCGATCACCCATCTGTTGAAGTTTCTCTGGATGAAAACTCAGGAATGTTAGTAGACGGGTTTGAAAGGACCTTTGACGGGAAGCTCAAGTGTCGGTACTGCAACTATGCCAGCAAAGGAACAGCCCGGCTTATTGAACACATTAGAATCCACACAG gtGAGAAACCTCATAGGTGTCACTTATGTCCATTCGCATCTGCTTACGAGCGCCATCTGGAAGCCCACATGCGTTCCCATACAGGAGAAAAACCATACAAATGTGAATTATGTTCCTTCCGCTGCAGTGATCGAAGTAACCTGTCCCATCATCGAAGGCGCAAGCATAAAATGGTACCAATTAAAGGTACTAGGTCTTCCTTAAGCAGCAAGAAAATGTGGGGagttttacagaagaaaacaagcaaTCTGGGCTATAGCAGAAGAGCACTAATCAACTTAAGTCCACCTTCCATGGTGGTTCAGAAGCCAGACTACCTTAACGACTTTACCCACGAAATCCCAAATATCCAGACCGACTCGTATGAAAGTATGGCAAAAACCGCACCAACGGGTGGCCTGCCAAGGGACCCACAAGAACTCATGGTTGACAACCCTTTAAATCAGCTCTCGACTCTGGCAGGACAGTTGTCCAGTTTACCGCCGGAGAACCAAAACCCCGCCTCCCCCGACGTAGTCCCCTGCCCCGACGAGAAGCCTTTCATGATGCAGCAGCCCTCTGCCCAAGCGGTCGTTGCCGCCGTGTCCGCGAGTATTCCTCAGAGCTCCTCCCCCACGAGCCCTGAGCCTCGGCCGCCCCACAGTCAGAGGAACTACAGTCCGGTGGCAGGTCCGAGCAGCGAACCGAGTGCCCACACCAGTACCCCCAGCCTAGGGAACAGCCAGCCGAGCACTCCGGCTCCCACGCTGCCGGTCCAGGACCCTCAGCTCCTGCACCACTGCCAGCACTGTGATATGTACTTCGCCGACAACATCCTTTACACTATTCATATGGGATGTCATGGGTACGAAAATCCTTTCCAGTGTAACATATGTGGCTGCAAATGTAAAAACAAGTATGATTTTGCCTGTCATTTTGCAAGGGGACAACATAATCAACACTGA
- the IKZF5 gene encoding zinc finger protein Pegasus isoform X2, producing the protein MLVDGFERTFDGKLKCRYCNYASKGTARLIEHIRIHTGEKPHRCHLCPFASAYERHLEAHMRSHTGEKPYKCELCSFRCSDRSNLSHHRRRKHKMVPIKGTRSSLSSKKMWGVLQKKTSNLGYSRRALINLSPPSMVVQKPDYLNDFTHEIPNIQTDSYESMAKTAPTGGLPRDPQELMVDNPLNQLSTLAGQLSSLPPENQNPASPDVVPCPDEKPFMMQQPSAQAVVAAVSASIPQSSSPTSPEPRPPHSQRNYSPVAGPSSEPSAHTSTPSLGNSQPSTPAPTLPVQDPQLLHHCQHCDMYFADNILYTIHMGCHGYENPFQCNICGCKCKNKYDFACHFARGQHNQH; encoded by the exons ATGTTAGTAGACGGGTTTGAAAGGACCTTTGACGGGAAGCTCAAGTGTCGGTACTGCAACTATGCCAGCAAAGGAACAGCCCGGCTTATTGAACACATTAGAATCCACACAG gtGAGAAACCTCATAGGTGTCACTTATGTCCATTCGCATCTGCTTACGAGCGCCATCTGGAAGCCCACATGCGTTCCCATACAGGAGAAAAACCATACAAATGTGAATTATGTTCCTTCCGCTGCAGTGATCGAAGTAACCTGTCCCATCATCGAAGGCGCAAGCATAAAATGGTACCAATTAAAGGTACTAGGTCTTCCTTAAGCAGCAAGAAAATGTGGGGagttttacagaagaaaacaagcaaTCTGGGCTATAGCAGAAGAGCACTAATCAACTTAAGTCCACCTTCCATGGTGGTTCAGAAGCCAGACTACCTTAACGACTTTACCCACGAAATCCCAAATATCCAGACCGACTCGTATGAAAGTATGGCAAAAACCGCACCAACGGGTGGCCTGCCAAGGGACCCACAAGAACTCATGGTTGACAACCCTTTAAATCAGCTCTCGACTCTGGCAGGACAGTTGTCCAGTTTACCGCCGGAGAACCAAAACCCCGCCTCCCCCGACGTAGTCCCCTGCCCCGACGAGAAGCCTTTCATGATGCAGCAGCCCTCTGCCCAAGCGGTCGTTGCCGCCGTGTCCGCGAGTATTCCTCAGAGCTCCTCCCCCACGAGCCCTGAGCCTCGGCCGCCCCACAGTCAGAGGAACTACAGTCCGGTGGCAGGTCCGAGCAGCGAACCGAGTGCCCACACCAGTACCCCCAGCCTAGGGAACAGCCAGCCGAGCACTCCGGCTCCCACGCTGCCGGTCCAGGACCCTCAGCTCCTGCACCACTGCCAGCACTGTGATATGTACTTCGCCGACAACATCCTTTACACTATTCATATGGGATGTCATGGGTACGAAAATCCTTTCCAGTGTAACATATGTGGCTGCAAATGTAAAAACAAGTATGATTTTGCCTGTCATTTTGCAAGGGGACAACATAATCAACACTGA